ACGACACGCTGCTGATGCGGATGTCGGACGAGCAGTTCGAGCGCGTGCTGAACGCGAACCTGACCGGCGCGTTCCGCGTCGCGAAGCGGGCCTCGCGCGGCATGCTGCGCGCCCGCTGGGGCCGGTTCGTGTTCATCTCTTCGGTGGTCGGCCTCTCCGGCGCGCCCGGGCAGTCGAACTACGCCGCGTCGAAGGCCGGCCTGGTCGGCTTCGCGCGCTCGCTCACGCGGGAACTGGGGTCGCGCAACATCACTGCCAACGTGGTCGCGCCGGGTTTCGTGCGCACCGACATGACCGACGCGCTGAGCGAGGCCCGGCGCAACGAGATCCTCGCCACCGTCCCGGCCGGGCGCTACGCCGAGCCCGCCGAGATCGCCGCAGCGGTGCGGTACCTGGCCTCCGACGAAGCGGGCTACGTCAACGGCGCGGTGCTGCCCGTCGACGGCGGCGTCGGCCTCGGCCACTGACCTCGTTCCCCGTAGAACCCAAGACCTGGAGGACCCGTTGCCCGGATTGCTCGAAGGCAAGCGGCTGCTGATCACCGGCGTCATCACCGACGCCTCGCTCGCGTTCCACGCCGCCCGCATCGCCCAGCAGGAGGGCGCGAAGGTGGTGCTCACCGGCTTCGGCCGGCTGTCGCTGGTGGAGCGCATCGCCAAGCGGCTTCCCGAGCCGGCCCCGGTGCTGGAGCTGGACGTCACGAACCAGGAGCACCTGGACACCCTCGCCGACCGCGTGCGCGAGCACGTGGACGGCCTGGACGGCGTGCTGCACTCGATCGGCTTCGCGCCGCAGAGCTGCCTCGGCGCGCCGTTCCTGGACGCGCCCGCCGAGGACGTCAAGGTCGCGGTGGACGTTTCGGCGTACTCGTTCAAGTCGCTCACCGTGG
This sequence is a window from Amycolatopsis benzoatilytica AK 16/65. Protein-coding genes within it:
- the fabG gene encoding beta-ketoacyl-ACP reductase, which gives rise to MGRSVLVTGGNRGIGLAIARDLAEQGYRVAATHRGSGVPEGIFGVQADVTDTEQVDEAFKLVEEHQGPVEILVSNAGLTDDTLLMRMSDEQFERVLNANLTGAFRVAKRASRGMLRARWGRFVFISSVVGLSGAPGQSNYAASKAGLVGFARSLTRELGSRNITANVVAPGFVRTDMTDALSEARRNEILATVPAGRYAEPAEIAAAVRYLASDEAGYVNGAVLPVDGGVGLGH
- the fabI gene encoding enoyl-ACP reductase FabI — encoded protein: MPGLLEGKRLLITGVITDASLAFHAARIAQQEGAKVVLTGFGRLSLVERIAKRLPEPAPVLELDVTNQEHLDTLADRVREHVDGLDGVLHSIGFAPQSCLGAPFLDAPAEDVKVAVDVSAYSFKSLTVATLPLLGPGASIVGMDFDARVAWPVYNWMGVAKAALESVNRYLARELGPQGIRVNLVSAGPMKTMAAKSIPGFDKLEGGWDGRAPLGWDSSDPEPTAKTVCAVLSDWMPATTGSMIMVDGGVHALGI